A window of the Parabacteroides merdae ATCC 43184 genome harbors these coding sequences:
- a CDS encoding TOTE conflict system archaeo-eukaryotic primase domain-containing protein produces the protein MDMRYTYEELREAYQNLLKENAVLNQEIQRLKSGNAGGAVGCSTLLPKEQPDVRLSLEEKVALFRSLFRGREDVFARRWYSRTSDKSGYQPVCLNEWNRAYCDKKKFKCAECPHRQFKALSYEDVYKHLEGKHPEGGDVIGAYAILPDNTCCFLCADFDDKSCVHGYQTDVLAYVKVCKSWGIHCYMERSRSGNGAHVWIFFGQPVPAVKARKLGFALLTHAMERNVKLTFKSYDRLFPNQDYLPEGGLGNLVALPLQGQARKLGNSVFVDEDFVAFKDQWSYLQQVVKVSEEEVDVLLQRKGLSTDIGGLSTTSENVPWKVPEVQAVTRYDFPKTMNIVRSNRIYVPLKGVSGKVLSHLKRVASFRNPEFYAKQGMRLSTYNIPRVISCAEVLEDYLALPRGCEDAVLELLNANEVAYSIQDEREKGQVLMVHFKGQLREEQAEAVRILMQHDQGILNGTTAFGKTVTAIGLIAERKVNTLILVHTRTLLEQWEVRLEEFLELEYPVEEAVPKRGRKKYFSPFGTLDSKGNSLHGWVDVALMQSCLTDEGVKSFVRRYGMVIVDECHHVSAVNFEQILKSVPAMYVYGLTATPIRKDGHQPIIFMQCGPIRYSADAKSQITRQTFKRWLVPRFTACRDLLDEPPIYARIVQSLATDEQRNAQIVEDVRMVLADGRTPIVLTALTSHVERLGLLLSVYCRHVITLVGAESMKEKREKMERLAALPPEEPLVIVATGRYVGEGFDYPRLDTLFLVSPVSWKGIVAQYAGRLHREYHGKTDVRIYDYIDIHLPLCDRMYQRRLKGYAAIGYQLLEKGVLVTGHHTQSIFSGNNYLSPLVEDIAQARHTVIISVTKTGLKKRSQLGIALKEAMQRGVQVVVFVRNKTEEAEWLQREGLTVRVSERLTFQLVMIDKKKMWYGSINYMGYATEEECAVRFSDEHLTAEMLDVLYGE, from the coding sequence ATGGATATGAGATACACCTATGAAGAACTTCGGGAGGCTTATCAAAACCTTCTGAAGGAGAACGCTGTTTTGAATCAGGAGATTCAGCGCCTCAAAAGCGGGAATGCAGGGGGAGCTGTCGGATGTAGCACACTTCTCCCAAAGGAACAGCCAGATGTCCGCCTGTCTTTAGAGGAGAAGGTAGCTTTGTTCAGGAGTCTGTTCCGAGGTAGGGAAGATGTATTTGCCCGACGTTGGTATAGCCGTACGTCCGACAAGTCCGGATATCAGCCGGTATGTCTGAATGAATGGAATCGGGCATACTGTGACAAGAAGAAGTTTAAGTGTGCGGAATGTCCCCACCGCCAATTCAAGGCACTTTCCTATGAGGATGTGTATAAGCACTTGGAGGGAAAGCATCCGGAAGGGGGGGATGTAATAGGGGCATATGCTATTCTTCCTGATAATACTTGCTGCTTCTTATGCGCCGATTTCGACGATAAATCCTGTGTCCATGGCTATCAGACTGATGTATTGGCCTATGTGAAGGTTTGCAAGTCATGGGGAATACACTGTTATATGGAACGTTCCCGTTCAGGTAATGGAGCCCATGTCTGGATTTTCTTCGGGCAACCTGTACCTGCCGTAAAGGCAAGGAAGTTAGGCTTTGCCTTGTTGACTCATGCCATGGAGCGGAACGTGAAGTTGACTTTCAAGTCTTATGACCGTTTATTTCCGAATCAGGATTATCTCCCGGAGGGTGGATTGGGGAACCTGGTTGCTTTGCCTTTGCAGGGGCAAGCCCGTAAACTGGGCAATAGCGTCTTTGTCGATGAAGACTTTGTAGCCTTTAAGGACCAGTGGAGTTATCTGCAGCAGGTCGTTAAGGTTTCAGAGGAGGAAGTGGATGTCCTTCTTCAACGGAAAGGGCTCTCAACGGATATAGGCGGATTATCCACCACCAGTGAGAATGTTCCTTGGAAAGTGCCCGAAGTGCAGGCTGTCACCCGATATGATTTCCCCAAAACAATGAATATTGTCCGTTCCAATCGGATTTATGTGCCGTTGAAGGGCGTTTCAGGGAAAGTGCTGTCACATCTGAAGCGGGTCGCTTCGTTCAGGAATCCGGAATTCTATGCTAAACAAGGAATGCGCCTTTCTACCTATAATATACCGCGTGTCATTTCCTGTGCGGAAGTTCTGGAGGATTATCTGGCATTACCTCGGGGCTGTGAGGATGCGGTGTTGGAACTGTTAAATGCCAATGAGGTAGCTTATTCCATTCAGGACGAGCGGGAAAAAGGGCAAGTTCTTATGGTACATTTCAAAGGGCAGTTACGTGAAGAACAAGCCGAAGCCGTACGCATACTGATGCAGCATGATCAGGGTATCCTGAATGGAACAACAGCTTTCGGCAAAACCGTAACAGCCATCGGCCTGATAGCAGAACGTAAGGTAAATACCTTGATTCTGGTACATACAAGGACCTTGCTGGAACAATGGGAGGTGCGGTTGGAGGAATTTCTGGAGTTGGAATATCCGGTAGAAGAAGCCGTTCCGAAGCGGGGAAGGAAAAAGTATTTTTCTCCCTTTGGTACGTTAGATTCCAAAGGAAACAGCTTGCATGGATGGGTAGATGTCGCCCTCATGCAATCCTGCTTGACCGATGAGGGGGTAAAGTCTTTCGTCCGCCGGTACGGCATGGTGATTGTCGATGAGTGCCATCATGTTTCTGCGGTCAACTTTGAGCAAATCTTGAAATCGGTTCCTGCCATGTATGTGTATGGGTTGACAGCTACTCCCATTCGGAAGGACGGCCATCAGCCTATTATTTTTATGCAGTGTGGGCCGATACGCTATTCGGCAGATGCCAAAAGTCAAATAACCAGGCAGACTTTCAAGCGATGGCTGGTGCCTCGGTTTACAGCGTGCCGGGACCTTTTAGATGAACCGCCAATATACGCGCGAATCGTACAATCCCTTGCTACGGATGAACAGCGGAATGCACAGATTGTGGAAGATGTGCGTATGGTTCTGGCAGACGGACGGACACCGATCGTGCTGACCGCGCTCACTTCACATGTGGAGCGGCTGGGGCTGCTGCTTTCTGTATATTGCAGGCATGTCATTACCTTGGTGGGTGCCGAATCCATGAAGGAGAAGCGTGAAAAGATGGAACGGTTGGCAGCGCTTCCTCCAGAGGAGCCTTTGGTGATTGTGGCAACCGGACGTTATGTAGGTGAAGGCTTTGATTATCCTCGTTTGGATACCCTATTCTTGGTTTCTCCTGTTTCATGGAAAGGCATTGTGGCACAATACGCCGGACGTTTGCACCGCGAGTATCATGGAAAGACTGATGTCCGCATTTATGATTACATCGACATTCACTTGCCATTGTGCGACCGCATGTACCAGCGCAGGCTGAAAGGATATGCGGCTATTGGCTATCAGTTGTTAGAGAAAGGAGTGCTTGTAACCGGTCATCATACGCAAAGTATATTTTCAGGTAATAACTATCTGTCCCCCTTGGTTGAGGATATAGCTCAAGCCAGACATACCGTAATTATCTCTGTAACGAAAACCGGATTGAAAAAGCGTTCTCAATTAGGAATCGCCTTGAAGGAAGCTATGCAGCGGGGAGTACAGGTGGTTGTGTTCGTGAGAAACAAGACTGAAGAAGCAGAGTGGTTGCAAAGGGAGGGTTTGACGGTTCGTGTATCCGAACGTTTGACCTTTCAATTGGTGATGATTGATAAAAAAAAGATGTGGTATGGCAGCATCAATTATATGGGTTATGCCACGGAAGAAGAGTGCGCAGTAAGGTTTTCTGATGAACACTTGACGGCGGAAATGCTGGATGTGTTGTATGGTGAGTGA
- a CDS encoding helix-turn-helix domain-containing protein, which yields MIQSLLTKETPEIIRFFRNIDSLSEMLDKQEEKLRPVLNGERYITDRELAEQLKLTRRTLAEYRINGKLPYYKIGGKLLYKEKDILALLEKNRMEAFDV from the coding sequence ATGATTCAATCCCTGTTAACCAAAGAAACCCCGGAAATCATTCGTTTTTTCCGGAACATAGACAGCCTGTCCGAAATGCTGGACAAGCAGGAGGAGAAATTACGTCCGGTTCTGAACGGAGAACGTTACATTACGGACCGTGAGCTTGCCGAACAGTTGAAACTGACACGCAGGACGCTGGCAGAGTACAGAATAAACGGCAAACTGCCTTACTACAAAATAGGAGGCAAACTATTATACAAGGAAAAGGACATCCTTGCTTTGTTGGAAAAAAACAGAATGGAAGCTTTTGATGTATAA
- a CDS encoding helix-turn-helix domain-containing protein, with protein MEFVCIEAKTFMEMNEALEAVVKKMCETCGSCVSGMDDWIDNQEACMLMDVSPGKMLQLRRSSAIPYSHIDRKVYYKRQDIIRFMENNIHRITL; from the coding sequence ATGGAGTTTGTATGTATCGAGGCTAAAACATTCATGGAAATGAATGAGGCTCTGGAAGCCGTTGTAAAAAAAATGTGTGAAACATGCGGAAGTTGCGTATCCGGTATGGACGACTGGATTGACAACCAGGAGGCTTGCATGCTCATGGACGTCTCTCCCGGAAAGATGTTGCAGCTTCGCAGAAGCAGTGCCATCCCTTACAGTCATATAGACCGTAAGGTGTATTACAAGCGTCAGGATATTATCCGTTTTATGGAAAACAATATTCACCGTATAACCCTTTAG
- a CDS encoding helix-turn-helix domain-containing protein, with product MMYIDNEVLEKMIMTIVEGFDRIEKKLDRMGRVKDFMNGDELLDNYDIARLLNVSLRTVARYREKGLIRYYQTDDNGKNFYRSSEIQEFLLKRGKKK from the coding sequence ATGATGTATATAGACAATGAAGTGCTTGAGAAAATGATAATGACCATAGTGGAAGGTTTTGACCGCATAGAAAAGAAACTGGACAGGATGGGGCGTGTGAAGGATTTCATGAACGGGGACGAGCTGTTGGACAATTATGACATAGCCAGGCTGCTCAACGTGTCGTTGCGGACAGTCGCCCGTTACCGGGAAAAGGGGCTGATCCGCTATTACCAGACGGACGATAACGGAAAAAACTTCTACAGAAGCTCGGAAATACAGGAATTCTTGCTGAAACGCGGAAAGAAAAAATGA
- a CDS encoding NYN domain-containing protein gives MKTNTNSRYAVAVLIDGDNASFEKMEDIMGFVSRYGDAVVRRIYGDWTRKALSAWKGIAREHGFRLVQASSHAPGKNTTDIALVIDAMDILRDGRADCFCLVASDGDYSLLAQRIREAGLKVLGYGEDKTPVSLVRSCSVFLYADRKENRVSDNTPEFFIQRDMEYFDKAFEQAADGKGEVSLSLIGGALKKMMPKFKVRRYGCKTLGKLYERLDRYELVMTDKGVASAVRLKD, from the coding sequence ATGAAGACAAATACCAATTCTAGATATGCCGTTGCGGTCCTTATTGACGGGGATAACGCCTCCTTTGAGAAGATGGAGGATATAATGGGCTTTGTTTCCCGTTATGGGGATGCCGTTGTGAGACGAATTTATGGAGATTGGACGAGAAAAGCGCTTTCCGCATGGAAGGGAATTGCCCGGGAGCATGGATTCAGGCTTGTACAGGCTTCCTCCCATGCTCCCGGAAAGAACACGACCGATATCGCGCTGGTCATAGACGCGATGGACATTCTTCGTGACGGTCGGGCGGACTGTTTCTGTCTGGTAGCCAGTGACGGTGACTACAGCCTGCTTGCCCAACGGATACGTGAGGCCGGATTGAAGGTGCTGGGATATGGGGAGGATAAGACTCCCGTATCATTGGTGCGGTCCTGTTCCGTGTTCCTGTATGCCGACCGGAAGGAAAACAGGGTTTCGGACAATACTCCCGAATTTTTTATCCAAAGGGACATGGAGTATTTTGACAAGGCTTTTGAGCAAGCGGCTGACGGTAAAGGGGAGGTGTCCCTTTCGCTGATCGGCGGCGCATTGAAAAAAATGATGCCCAAATTCAAGGTCAGAAGATATGGATGCAAGACATTGGGCAAACTTTATGAAAGGCTGGACAGGTACGAGCTGGTCATGACAGACAAGGGAGTGGCAAGTGCCGTGCGGCTGAAAGACTGA
- a CDS encoding PRTRC system ThiF family protein, translated as MKKIHYTDRYLLNPYHPVTVFVIGAGGTGSQVATGLARMSVALQALGHPGLHVTVFDPDTVTEANIGRQLFSGSELGLNKAAALATRINRFFGFSWEAKGQRYPLKASADREEPALANIIVTCTDNTRSRMNLWRFLKKHREHTSNNERSPIYWMDFGNARTTGQVLIGNIRGKILQPVSNEYLPIPRMNVITEEVRYSTIKEKDSGPSCSLAEALQKQDLFINSILAQTGCDILWRMLREGRTFYRGAYLNLDTLRINPIPV; from the coding sequence ATGAAAAAGATTCATTATACAGACAGATACCTGCTCAATCCCTACCATCCCGTGACCGTCTTCGTAATCGGTGCGGGCGGAACAGGCTCACAGGTGGCCACCGGCCTGGCGCGGATGAGCGTGGCATTACAGGCGCTAGGACATCCGGGACTGCACGTGACGGTCTTTGACCCCGATACCGTCACGGAAGCGAACATCGGACGCCAGCTGTTCAGCGGATCGGAACTCGGATTGAACAAGGCAGCGGCACTCGCGACCCGCATCAACCGTTTTTTCGGCTTCTCGTGGGAGGCAAAGGGGCAGCGTTATCCGCTGAAAGCCTCCGCAGACCGGGAAGAACCCGCCCTGGCGAACATCATCGTCACCTGTACCGACAACACCCGCTCCAGGATGAACCTCTGGCGGTTCCTGAAGAAACACAGGGAACACACTTCCAACAACGAGCGGTCGCCCATATACTGGATGGACTTCGGCAACGCCCGGACCACCGGACAGGTCCTGATAGGGAACATCCGTGGCAAGATTCTCCAGCCCGTCTCCAACGAGTACCTGCCCATTCCCCGCATGAACGTCATTACCGAAGAGGTACGCTACTCCACCATCAAGGAAAAGGATTCGGGACCGAGCTGCTCGCTGGCGGAAGCCTTGCAGAAGCAGGACCTTTTCATCAATTCCATACTGGCACAAACCGGCTGCGACATCCTGTGGCGTATGCTCAGGGAAGGAAGGACATTCTACCGGGGTGCCTATCTCAATCTCGATACGCTACGGATTAATCCCATTCCGGTATAG
- a CDS encoding prokaryotic E2 ligase family D protein, whose amino-acid sequence MNELTNKLQQVMVPKAALIAYEYRENRYGNGMHYLELHPINDRGRMEAAMPVTYEFMDSLVESYTDDRRNVPHGKIPANMLWCDTRKGHERYIWYNPPGKRRMFFAGSLNIPDGTFHVPGVIYKVSGDRLDIFSYKGEKPAENSPLFLAPFFNVTGSSVCLGNAALTPPEDMTFSKLLEYWEKRFWLSEFSHLGGSRNPTGSNLVSVTEKARANPFDENELKPMSKQLKDLLA is encoded by the coding sequence ATGAATGAACTGACCAATAAATTGCAACAGGTGATGGTGCCCAAGGCGGCACTGATCGCGTATGAATACCGTGAGAACCGCTATGGGAACGGAATGCATTACCTCGAACTGCATCCCATCAATGACAGGGGCAGGATGGAGGCTGCCATGCCTGTCACCTATGAGTTCATGGACTCCCTGGTGGAATCCTATACGGATGACAGGCGGAACGTGCCGCACGGGAAAATCCCCGCCAACATGCTGTGGTGTGATACCCGCAAGGGGCACGAGAGGTACATCTGGTACAATCCTCCGGGAAAACGGCGGATGTTCTTTGCCGGAAGCCTGAATATTCCTGACGGGACATTCCATGTGCCCGGCGTGATCTACAAGGTTTCCGGTGACAGGCTGGACATTTTCTCCTACAAGGGGGAAAAACCGGCGGAGAACAGCCCGCTTTTCCTCGCCCCTTTCTTCAATGTCACGGGCAGCAGTGTCTGTCTGGGAAACGCCGCGTTGACTCCCCCGGAAGACATGACTTTCTCAAAACTCCTCGAGTATTGGGAAAAACGTTTCTGGCTCAGCGAGTTCTCCCATCTGGGAGGAAGCAGGAACCCGACCGGAAGCAACCTGGTCTCGGTAACGGAAAAGGCACGCGCCAATCCGTTTGACGAGAACGAACTGAAACCCATGAGCAAACAACTTAAAGACTTACTGGCATGA
- a CDS encoding PRTRC system protein C, whose protein sequence is MALEIKGLQRVFKFKKDSKELVLSDPNNELSVNEVMDFYSMTYPELTTATVHGPEWEEDKAVYRFKTTIGVKG, encoded by the coding sequence ATGGCACTTGAAATCAAAGGATTGCAGAGAGTCTTCAAATTCAAGAAGGACTCTAAGGAACTGGTATTGAGCGACCCGAACAACGAACTGTCCGTAAACGAGGTGATGGACTTCTACTCCATGACCTATCCCGAACTGACAACGGCGACCGTTCACGGACCGGAATGGGAGGAGGACAAGGCGGTCTACCGCTTCAAGACAACCATCGGAGTGAAAGGATAA
- a CDS encoding PRTRC system protein E — MFFQAINQMITAGTDLSINIRRVNNNLTVAVVPRRSGVKDGERIVPLILNGTPEELDAGFLQAVGTPVQKAQGILTNLEAFEKQAEQAASQSKAARSAAEKESKEVREKREKMEKLLKKAEDAMTGKRYSEALTWLKQARILALPDKQKEIDEKMAEVQKKASEGSLFGMEQPPMPKPQPAAAPTSQYRSGEQIPMFLPEQPAPVPQPISQPQPPRPAVHSGQQTPFAGQPQTQPVQYTISAPQAQPVPQQAVPQPQGIQFHQPVQMPQARMDGKQWMQPASSQYAPAQETARTHEEREYLRQPQEAAMYNFDKDCEDDRELLREDPYAEYPDFPKECRMTDMAQMDMVYC; from the coding sequence ATGTTTTTTCAAGCAATCAACCAAATGATCACGGCAGGCACAGACCTGAGTATCAACATCAGACGAGTAAACAACAATCTGACGGTGGCCGTTGTTCCCAGACGGTCGGGGGTAAAGGACGGGGAACGCATCGTCCCGCTCATCCTGAACGGTACGCCGGAAGAGCTGGATGCGGGCTTCCTGCAGGCTGTCGGCACGCCCGTACAGAAAGCGCAGGGCATCCTTACCAACCTGGAAGCGTTCGAGAAGCAGGCAGAACAGGCGGCCTCACAAAGCAAAGCCGCCAGGTCAGCGGCTGAGAAAGAGTCCAAGGAGGTCCGCGAGAAACGGGAAAAGATGGAAAAGCTGCTTAAGAAGGCGGAGGATGCCATGACCGGCAAACGCTATTCCGAAGCGTTGACATGGCTCAAGCAGGCTAGGATACTGGCACTTCCGGACAAGCAGAAGGAAATTGACGAGAAGATGGCGGAGGTACAGAAAAAGGCATCGGAGGGAAGCCTGTTCGGCATGGAACAACCGCCAATGCCCAAGCCGCAACCGGCGGCAGCCCCGACATCGCAATACCGAAGCGGAGAGCAAATCCCGATGTTTTTGCCCGAGCAGCCGGCTCCGGTTCCGCAACCCATTTCACAACCGCAACCGCCCCGGCCGGCTGTACATTCAGGACAGCAAACACCATTTGCCGGACAGCCGCAAACACAACCCGTACAATATACTATTTCCGCACCACAAGCGCAACCGGTCCCGCAACAGGCAGTTCCACAACCGCAAGGAATCCAATTCCATCAACCGGTACAGATGCCACAGGCACGGATGGACGGAAAGCAATGGATGCAACCGGCCTCGTCACAGTATGCACCGGCGCAGGAGACCGCAAGAACTCATGAGGAGCGTGAATACCTCCGGCAACCGCAAGAGGCTGCAATGTACAACTTCGACAAGGACTGCGAGGATGACCGGGAACTGCTCAGGGAAGACCCGTACGCGGAATATCCGGACTTCCCGAAGGAATGCCGCATGACGGACATGGCACAAATGGACATGGTATATTGTTAA